The following are encoded in a window of Microcaecilia unicolor chromosome 7, aMicUni1.1, whole genome shotgun sequence genomic DNA:
- the TSC22D3 gene encoding TSC22 domain family protein 3 isoform X2, with product MSTEMYKSPMEVAVYQLHNFSISFFSSLLGGDVVSVKLDNSASGASVVAIDNKIEQAMDLVKNHLMYAVREEVEILKEQIKELVEKNSQLERENCLLKTLASPEQMQKFQSRLPVEEQTSSVTHSSQERTDGSAV from the exons ATGAGCACCGAGATGTACAAGAGCCCAATGGAAGTGGCCGTGTACCAACTGCACAACTTCTCCAtctcctttttctcctctctgctcGGGGGGGACGTGGTGTCCGTCAAGTTGGACAACAG CGCATCTGGAGCAAGTGTGGTTGCCATCGACAACAAAATCGAGCAGGCGATG GACCTGGTAAAGAACCACCTGATGTATGCAGTGCGGGAGGAGGTGGAAATCTTGAAGGAGCAGATCAAGGAATTGGTAGAGAAGAACTCCCAGCTTGAACGGGAGAACTGCCTCTTGAAGACGCTAGCCAGCCCGGAGCAGATGCAGAAGTTCCAGTCCCGGCTACCAGTCGAGGAGCAGACCTCCAGCGTAACGCATTCATCCCAGGAGCGCACCGATGGCTCTGCGGTGTAG